The following nucleotide sequence is from Paenibacillus odorifer.
CAGATTGGAATTCAAGTAACTCTTGATCGTTCCATTTAAATAATCCATGGCATACATAACGCCCTTAAGCTCACTGCCTTCAATGTTGAAACGGCGTGCTTTAGTAGCTCCACCACACAGAACAACCGCATCATATTCATCAACAAGCTGCTGAGCCGGAATGTCTTTACCGATCTCAGTGTTCACCACGAAGTTAATTCCTTCAGCAGCCAGCAAATCCACACGACGTTGTACAACTTTTTTATCAAGCTTCATAGTAGGTATTCCATATGTCAGCAGTCCGCCAATGCGGTCACTGCGCTCAAATACAGTTACAGTGTGTCCAGCCTTGTTAAGCTGTGCTGCCGCGGCAAGTCCAGCAGGTCCAGAGCCTACAATTGCAATTTTTTTGCCAGTCCGTTTCTCAGGAGGATTAGGTACAACCCAGCCCTCTTCAAAACCCTTATCAACGATCGCAAGTTCAATTGTTTTGATGGTTACCGGCTGTCCGATCAGACCCACTGTGCAAGAGCCTTCACATGGGGCGGGACAAATACTGCCTGTGAATTCAGGAAAGTTGTTTGTCTTATGCAGACGTTCCAGTGCTTCTTTCCAGAGTCCACGATACACCAAGTTATTCCACTCCGGAATTAAATTGTGTACTGGACAACCTGAGGTCCCGCCAGCCATATCAATACCTGTATGGCAATAGGGGGTTCCGCAATCCATACAGCGTGCGCCCTGTGTCCGAAGCTCGTCCTCGGATAAATGATGGTGGAATTCTTCCCAGTCCTTTACCCGCTGCTCAGGATCCCGATCACCTGGGAGCTGCCGTTTATACTCCATAAAACCTGTAGGTGTAGACATGTTTACGTTTCCCCCATCCGTTCTCTTCGTGTTGAAGTATAGTACATTGTAGCATATTGCGGCTTCGTATGGTTGTCAGCAACGCAATGAAGTACCTGCACATTCTATTCTATACCTATACATAATCATTTCTAATTTTAATTATAGTAACATTCATCACTTTTGCACAGTAATGGATAAATCTACTGATTATTTGTACTATTTCACATGTTATGTCAGAGAAAACGTTTTATTGCTATTCCGTACGTTCATAAACAAGGAAACGGTAATCATACGGATTCTTCTCATCACGAATTCCCTTGATATTGGAGACCTCTTTCCACATCCTCCAGTCAATCTCAGGAAACCGGGTATCTCCTTCAAAATCCTGATCGATCTGCGTCAACATTAGCTTGTCAGCATACGGCAGCATCAAGCGATAAATTTCTGCACCACCGATCACCATCA
It contains:
- a CDS encoding glutamate synthase subunit beta, encoding MSTPTGFMEYKRQLPGDRDPEQRVKDWEEFHHHLSEDELRTQGARCMDCGTPYCHTGIDMAGGTSGCPVHNLIPEWNNLVYRGLWKEALERLHKTNNFPEFTGSICPAPCEGSCTVGLIGQPVTIKTIELAIVDKGFEEGWVVPNPPEKRTGKKIAIVGSGPAGLAAAAQLNKAGHTVTVFERSDRIGGLLTYGIPTMKLDKKVVQRRVDLLAAEGINFVVNTEIGKDIPAQQLVDEYDAVVLCGGATKARRFNIEGSELKGVMYAMDYLNGTIKSYLNSNLEDGNYVSAEGKDVIVLGGGDTGSDCVATALRHGCGSITQFGTHEKAPLQRDPIANPWPQFPNVYSLDYAQEEAKAIFGDDPREFSIMTTKFVGDEEGNLKELHTVQIRRIVDETGRKIYQPVPGTEAVYPAQLALIAIGFDGPEQDIVEELKLETDRRTNVKARYGKFNTNVDKVFAAGDMRRGQSLVVWAINEGREAAREVDKYLMGSSVLV